The Bacteroidota bacterium genome includes a region encoding these proteins:
- a CDS encoding IS4 family transposase, with translation MFIGDILKVLPDSLLEELALETGVNKYSKKLQGEILFKLLIYSIVSNKDNSLRGMESAYETLAFNVLNQEGTKSSIRYSSISERIKTMDYRYFEKLFNKCVELYGSIIGEEHSKLLRFDSTIITASGKLLKCGYVIKGSAAAYLNQLKFTIGFSEIPISADVYSGSIPVPENTALRAAVLEHQPSNENAVRVFDKGVSGRNTFEELSKKKIPFVTLLFANSNLEIISENFIKEKIITEKLTIESDCWVHLFKRNGKTEIPFRCIHTIQNKTGEVLRFITNIPDLSAEEIYALYKQRWDIEVFFKFLKQELNLSHLLNRSENGIRSILYVTLIASILIIVYKKTNGHKGYKIMKQRFVQEMEKLVAIDLVYLCDGNPEKAKKILFNTS, from the coding sequence ATGTTTATTGGCGACATATTAAAGGTGCTACCAGACTCTTTATTAGAAGAACTGGCCCTTGAGACCGGGGTCAATAAATATTCTAAAAAATTACAAGGCGAGATTCTTTTTAAACTTCTGATCTATAGTATTGTAAGTAATAAGGACAATAGTTTACGAGGCATGGAGTCTGCCTATGAAACATTGGCATTCAATGTTTTGAATCAGGAAGGAACGAAATCGAGTATACGTTACAGTTCGATCAGTGAACGTATAAAGACAATGGACTATCGATATTTTGAAAAATTATTTAATAAATGTGTTGAATTATATGGATCAATTATTGGCGAAGAACATTCGAAATTATTACGGTTTGATTCAACAATTATAACTGCATCCGGAAAGTTATTAAAATGTGGTTATGTAATAAAGGGTAGTGCTGCTGCCTATTTAAACCAGTTAAAATTTACAATTGGTTTTTCGGAAATACCCATTAGTGCAGATGTCTATAGTGGTTCCATACCTGTTCCGGAAAATACTGCACTTCGAGCAGCGGTTCTGGAGCACCAACCGTCGAATGAAAATGCGGTAAGAGTCTTTGATAAAGGTGTTTCTGGCCGAAATACCTTTGAAGAACTTTCTAAAAAAAAGATACCATTTGTCACTCTGTTGTTTGCCAATAGTAACCTTGAAATTATAAGTGAAAATTTTATCAAGGAAAAAATTATAACAGAAAAACTGACCATCGAATCAGATTGTTGGGTTCATTTATTTAAAAGAAATGGGAAAACAGAAATACCATTTAGATGCATCCACACAATACAAAATAAAACCGGTGAAGTGTTGCGTTTTATAACGAATATCCCTGACCTAAGTGCGGAGGAAATTTATGCGCTGTACAAGCAACGTTGGGATATAGAAGTTTTCTTTAAATTTTTAAAGCAAGAACTAAATTTAAGCCATTTATTAAATCGAAGTGAAAATGGAATCAGAAGTATATTATATGTAACACTGATCGCTTCGATACTAATTATAGTATATAAAAAGACAAATGGGCATAAAGGATACAAAATAATGAAGCAACGCTTTGTGCAAGAAATGGAAAAACTAGTGGCTATAGACCTAGTTTACCTTTGCGATGGAAATCCTGAGAAGGCGAAAAAAATCCTCTTTAATACATCATGA
- a CDS encoding T9SS type A sorting domain-containing protein: protein MKTRFELNVIQPQISACSENWDNMLPHEKGAFCNSCNKVVHDLSKLNGDQLAAFLIKNKGQSVCGKVNADLINKPVSLIYKQPERYSYNFLFTITLFIVFGTTLFSCDEKEHEIIKTNIENTFFEDVNITRETDLPEVQNILTNSIGKYVNEEVPIIEIFERDSTPIALDVVVISRNSDQYDRQLWAGGMGFVTRTIYHEIDTTPITPLIPEIPVELPLLVFPNPARDQINIKYTIAEEGLSILTFFNINGQKIADIFSTNESIPGVYTEQFNVQNLPSGMYILILLNNDHKEVFRVNVTH, encoded by the coding sequence ATGAAAACCCGTTTCGAATTAAATGTAATACAACCACAAATTTCTGCTTGCAGTGAAAATTGGGACAATATGTTACCACATGAAAAGGGTGCATTTTGTAATAGTTGTAATAAAGTTGTACATGATCTTTCCAAATTAAATGGTGATCAGCTTGCAGCATTTTTAATTAAAAATAAAGGGCAGTCGGTTTGCGGAAAAGTAAATGCCGATCTCATTAATAAACCGGTAAGTTTAATTTACAAACAACCGGAGAGATATAGTTATAATTTTTTGTTTACTATTACCTTGTTCATCGTTTTTGGAACCACTTTGTTTTCCTGTGATGAAAAAGAACATGAAATTATTAAAACCAATATTGAAAATACTTTTTTTGAGGATGTAAATATTACACGAGAAACGGATTTACCAGAAGTGCAAAATATTTTAACAAATTCGATTGGTAAATATGTAAATGAAGAGGTTCCAATTATTGAAATATTTGAGAGAGACTCTACACCTATTGCTTTGGACGTAGTTGTTATTTCAAGAAATAGCGATCAATATGACAGACAACTTTGGGCCGGAGGGATGGGATTTGTAACACGAACAATATACCACGAAATTGACACTACACCCATCACTCCCCTAATTCCGGAAATCCCGGTAGAATTACCTTTATTGGTATTTCCAAATCCAGCCCGAGATCAAATCAATATAAAATATACCATCGCAGAAGAAGGACTTTCCATACTGACTTTCTTTAATATCAACGGTCAAAAAATAGCGGATATTTTCAGTACAAATGAATCGATACCAGGAGTTTATACTGAACAATTTAATGTGCAGAATCTCCCCTCCGGTATGTACATTTTAATTTTGTTAAATAATGATCACAAAGAGGTTTTTCGTGTAAACGTGACACATTAA
- a CDS encoding NAD(P)/FAD-dependent oxidoreductase, producing the protein MYPINYDIVVIGSGPGGSTTARYAAKKGLRVLLIDKRQELGAPIQCSGAISANALENVEIAADDEFIQEKIYGFGIYNENGTKCTIDYRTLKPDEYGELKKPLGFIVDRRRFDRYLMTIAEREHVDVWLKSEGLNYTPEKNGTCTLTVRRFNEEIKINTKVIVGADGLQSQVGKWAGLNTHIKLTELASCLQFVVDGVNTDGLLEIITGDKWAPGGYAWVFPKGNGYAEIGLGVTRTLAKQNAQWYLDQFMKESFFKDRFKNARILEIQGGGVPLAAPLNIQYADNLILVGDAARHVNPITGGGIHTAMASGKIAGEFLAELIKSDKQTSKENLKEYQDRWLSAMGNKMWQLYEVKHTIFNTKEVLKRDEMLYDTMSNYFSPESEYKKI; encoded by the coding sequence ATGTACCCTATAAATTATGATATTGTAGTTATCGGCTCTGGTCCTGGCGGTTCTACCACTGCCCGTTACGCCGCTAAAAAAGGACTGCGTGTGCTTCTTATAGATAAACGACAAGAATTGGGAGCACCAATTCAATGTTCGGGTGCAATTAGCGCTAATGCTTTAGAAAATGTAGAAATTGCTGCAGATGATGAATTTATTCAGGAAAAGATCTATGGTTTTGGTATCTATAATGAAAATGGAACTAAATGCACTATTGATTACCGAACCTTAAAACCAGATGAATATGGTGAACTCAAAAAACCATTAGGTTTTATAGTTGACAGAAGGCGTTTTGATCGATATTTAATGACCATCGCAGAACGCGAACATGTAGATGTTTGGTTAAAATCAGAGGGACTGAATTATACACCCGAAAAAAATGGTACCTGCACTTTAACTGTTAGACGATTTAATGAAGAAATAAAAATAAATACCAAAGTAATTGTAGGTGCAGATGGACTGCAATCTCAGGTTGGAAAATGGGCTGGATTAAATACTCATATTAAATTGACCGAACTGGCAAGCTGTTTACAATTTGTTGTTGATGGTGTAAATACGGACGGATTATTAGAAATTATTACCGGCGATAAATGGGCACCCGGTGGTTATGCATGGGTATTCCCAAAAGGGAATGGATATGCAGAGATCGGATTAGGAGTTACAAGAACACTCGCCAAACAAAATGCACAATGGTATCTCGATCAATTTATGAAAGAATCATTTTTTAAAGATCGTTTTAAAAATGCAAGAATATTGGAAATTCAAGGTGGAGGAGTTCCATTGGCAGCTCCATTAAATATTCAGTATGCCGATAATTTAATATTGGTTGGAGATGCTGCACGACATGTAAACCCGATAACCGGTGGTGGCATTCACACTGCAATGGCATCAGGAAAAATAGCCGGGGAATTTTTGGCGGAATTAATTAAATCAGACAAACAAACATCCAAAGAAAATTTAAAAGAATATCAGGACAGATGGTTATCTGCCATGGGAAATAAAATGTGGCAATTATATGAGGTAAAACATACTATTTTTAATACCAAAGAAGTATTAAAAAGAGATGAAATGTTATACGATACCATGTCGAATTATTTCAGTCCGGAATCGGAATATAAAAAAATATAA
- a CDS encoding 4Fe-4S binding protein has product MSHESVIFQIGWNACINCGACIAVCPQVPGFVTSFNTIAVNTPCDIACMACEIICPVSTIIHLKESAIPNDPLFIQLNPR; this is encoded by the coding sequence ATGAGTCATGAATCAGTGATCTTTCAAATTGGATGGAATGCATGCATCAATTGCGGGGCCTGTATTGCAGTATGTCCACAGGTGCCGGGTTTTGTTACTTCGTTTAATACTATTGCAGTTAATACTCCATGTGATATTGCTTGTATGGCCTGCGAAATAATTTGCCCTGTGAGTACAATTATTCATTTAAAGGAATCGGCAATACCCAACGATCCTTTATTTATACAATTAAATCCAAGGTAA
- a CDS encoding methyltransferase domain-containing protein codes for MRLIQHKKEAYWFYRFLSIFYDKYVNPLFWTEYMRDQSLELALLNDKKLTVIDVGSGTGFTTQGITKSISPQQITCIDQSPHQMQKAKQKSDLKGCTFILGDAENIPFANNTFDRYVSAGSIEYWPDPQKGILEAIRVIKPGGTALMIGPLEPGNKLGRFLANTWMLFPKEEEYLNWYRAAGFKEIKIKYIKPQWYKSKHEYGIAISGIKPVDGSENFHAEINVSEEKKSIFRPLQIFWRVLVGSLAGFIFIPVALFGYFTNIFRKDKNHSSTYQEKLNKYQITVLILIGLLLILTIWIIVK; via the coding sequence ATGAGACTCATCCAACATAAAAAAGAAGCATATTGGTTTTACAGGTTTTTATCTATTTTTTACGATAAATATGTAAACCCTTTATTCTGGACAGAATATATGCGCGATCAAAGTCTTGAGCTGGCATTATTAAATGATAAAAAATTAACCGTAATTGATGTTGGTTCCGGTACAGGCTTCACCACACAGGGAATAACAAAATCAATTTCACCACAACAAATTACCTGTATTGATCAAAGTCCGCATCAGATGCAAAAAGCAAAACAAAAATCTGATCTTAAAGGATGTACATTTATTTTAGGTGATGCAGAAAATATACCCTTTGCAAATAATACATTCGACCGATATGTATCTGCTGGAAGTATAGAATACTGGCCAGATCCGCAAAAGGGAATACTGGAAGCGATACGCGTAATAAAACCAGGTGGAACTGCATTAATGATTGGTCCTTTGGAACCCGGAAATAAATTGGGAAGGTTTTTGGCAAATACCTGGATGTTATTTCCTAAAGAAGAAGAATATTTAAACTGGTATAGAGCGGCAGGATTTAAAGAAATAAAAATAAAATATATAAAACCTCAATGGTATAAAAGTAAACATGAGTACGGAATAGCAATCTCAGGTATTAAACCTGTGGATGGAAGTGAAAATTTCCATGCTGAGATAAATGTATCCGAAGAAAAAAAATCGATTTTCAGACCATTACAAATTTTCTGGCGCGTATTGGTAGGTTCGCTGGCGGGATTTATTTTTATTCCGGTTGCACTTTTTGGTTATTTTACCAATATTTTCAGAAAGGATAAAAACCATTCATCCACCTATCAGGAGAAATTAAATAAATATCAAATTACCGTGCTGATCTTAATAGGTTTGCTCCTGATATTAACCATTTGGATAATTGTAAAATAA
- a CDS encoding class I SAM-dependent methyltransferase: MITLNERIRQFYNSSTPLWLDTWGEHMHHGFYGIDGNIKKENKQAQIDLINEVINWANIKSAHHILDAGCGVGGSSRYLSKKFDASVLGLTLSNVQAAAAEKYNKAQGLENKVSIMVKDMLTLDKKDGPFDLIWSLESAEHIPDKKALLHLFNSLLETKGKCVIVTWCISSSYGNLTDKQQDLIQKIEKLYHLPPMISLHEYTILMKEAGFINVHSADWSAAVAPFWNAVIRSAIKWKSIFGLLRAGTTTIKGAWAMQYMKKGFREGTIKFIVIQGEKI, from the coding sequence ATGATCACATTAAACGAAAGGATCCGTCAATTTTATAATAGCTCCACTCCCCTATGGCTGGATACCTGGGGAGAACATATGCACCATGGTTTTTATGGTATTGATGGCAATATCAAAAAGGAAAACAAACAAGCTCAGATCGACCTGATAAATGAAGTAATAAATTGGGCAAATATTAAATCTGCACATCATATTTTAGATGCCGGTTGTGGTGTGGGAGGAAGTTCGAGATATCTCTCCAAAAAATTTGATGCGAGTGTTTTAGGATTAACATTGAGCAATGTTCAGGCTGCAGCTGCAGAAAAATATAACAAGGCGCAGGGGTTGGAAAATAAAGTGAGCATCATGGTTAAAGATATGCTCACACTTGATAAAAAGGACGGCCCATTTGATCTGATATGGTCGTTGGAAAGTGCGGAACATATTCCCGATAAAAAAGCATTATTACATTTATTTAATTCGCTGCTTGAAACGAAGGGAAAATGTGTAATTGTAACATGGTGCATAAGTTCTTCCTATGGAAATTTAACAGATAAACAACAAGATCTCATTCAAAAAATAGAAAAATTATATCATTTACCACCGATGATCTCTTTGCATGAATATACCATACTTATGAAAGAAGCGGGATTTATTAACGTACATTCCGCCGATTGGAGCGCAGCAGTTGCTCCTTTTTGGAATGCTGTAATTCGCAGCGCCATAAAATGGAAAAGTATTTTCGGATTATTGCGCGCAGGAACTACTACCATTAAAGGAGCCTGGGCAATGCAATACATGAAAAAAGGATTTCGGGAAGGCACCATAAAATTTATTGTGATACAAGGTGAGAAAATATGA
- a CDS encoding homogentisate phytyltransferase, with protein sequence MNFIKNFILYSRLHTIIGTTISASTLYIITIALSPEPVEYHLLGFILTLISCLGANIYIVGLNQITDIEIDKINKPYLPLASGAYTVKKAYIINTIALLISISIAFYFGKFLLITVLSSLILGTIYSLPPFRLKRYYFWAAFCIIAVRGILVNIFLFLHLHTMVLGYYHLPDSIRILTIAIFIYSIVIAWFKDIPDMAGDQKFDIKTLSLRIGSKTVFIFGNTLLALVFVFLISASLFFKLELNTTLFIVMHIVMLLALIYKAVKTDVNNKTAISKYYQFIWVLFFAEYIVFALASISA encoded by the coding sequence ATGAATTTCATTAAAAATTTTATACTTTATTCCAGGCTACATACTATAATTGGTACAACAATAAGTGCATCTACTTTATATATAATTACCATTGCACTTTCACCTGAACCGGTGGAATATCATTTGCTTGGATTTATTTTAACACTTATAAGTTGTTTAGGCGCAAATATATATATTGTTGGCTTAAATCAGATCACCGATATTGAAATTGATAAAATAAACAAACCCTACTTGCCATTAGCCTCCGGTGCATATACTGTAAAGAAAGCCTACATTATTAATACTATTGCACTTTTAATTTCAATAAGCATTGCATTTTATTTTGGAAAGTTTTTATTAATTACGGTGTTATCCAGTCTAATACTCGGCACCATTTATTCGTTGCCTCCTTTCCGGTTAAAGAGATATTATTTCTGGGCAGCCTTTTGTATCATAGCAGTACGAGGAATACTTGTTAATATATTTTTATTTTTACACCTCCACACCATGGTATTAGGTTACTACCATTTACCTGATAGTATACGAATTCTCACGATCGCAATTTTTATTTATAGTATTGTAATTGCCTGGTTTAAAGATATTCCTGATATGGCCGGTGATCAAAAATTTGATATTAAAACATTATCGCTGCGCATTGGCTCAAAAACAGTATTTATATTTGGTAATACATTACTGGCTTTGGTATTTGTGTTCCTCATCTCAGCTTCCTTATTTTTCAAGTTAGAACTAAATACCACTCTTTTTATAGTGATGCATATTGTTATGTTACTTGCATTAATATACAAAGCGGTGAAAACTGACGTCAATAATAAGACTGCCATTTCGAAATATTACCAATTTATTTGGGTGCTATTTTTTGCCGAATACATTGTGTTCGCCCTTGCTTCAATAAGCGCCTAA
- a CDS encoding FAD-dependent oxidoreductase, with translation MRRRKFVKTIGTLIPGALMIPSFLSAKPIPKITSGTVIIVGSGAAGLYAAKTLKDAGMTVIILEASAVHGGRIRPLTGFGDFNVEAGAEFVHGKGNDAGDPPSFLWSSINAYDPGLLLEYGGNKELYQIGSEYETSPPYWDAELENAWQFYLNMYSYTGDDIFMSDHLFTEYGIDESHPYWHIYEAWIGSEFGTSIKRIGMKSIAISENLWLTGDKDFLLDDSYLSILESLFFNSVLENIQYNRIVTKITYGATGVIVNCADGGVLFGDKVLVTVPLPILKENIISFEPSLPAEKIYAIETIGMGAGMKLILKFSQTFWTDEIQDMTIDGFSTFIWSPGLGKTDATNNILICFIMGENAEYMSSIDAGAVDVALAELDLLFGGAASLYYLESSIQDWSLEPFIKGAYSFPSPGTYISETQSSRLDLASPVDCVLFFAGEATNNYHPATVHGALESGARAAAEILECPFLGNENIIITNEVNLYAENAVVFFELNITKISTARFSIYSLTGSKVKQLFFDRIPSGKNTWSFSVADLAVGNYILEADVDGVKYSKQVSIQH, from the coding sequence ATGCGACGTAGAAAATTTGTAAAAACAATTGGCACTTTAATTCCTGGTGCGTTGATGATCCCATCATTTTTATCGGCTAAACCAATACCAAAAATCACGAGTGGAACTGTAATTATTGTGGGTTCAGGAGCAGCTGGTTTATATGCGGCGAAAACACTTAAGGATGCGGGTATGACTGTTATTATTTTGGAAGCCTCTGCTGTTCATGGAGGTAGAATTAGACCTTTAACAGGGTTTGGTGATTTTAATGTGGAAGCTGGTGCCGAATTTGTTCATGGAAAAGGAAATGATGCAGGAGATCCTCCCTCCTTTTTGTGGAGCAGTATTAATGCATATGACCCAGGTTTATTGTTGGAGTATGGTGGAAATAAAGAATTATATCAGATAGGATCAGAATACGAAACCTCGCCGCCCTATTGGGATGCAGAACTCGAAAATGCATGGCAGTTCTATTTAAATATGTACAGTTATACAGGCGATGATATTTTCATGAGTGATCATTTATTCACAGAATATGGCATTGACGAATCGCATCCATATTGGCATATTTATGAAGCTTGGATCGGATCGGAATTTGGGACTTCCATCAAACGCATCGGAATGAAAAGTATTGCAATAAGTGAAAATCTATGGCTTACGGGCGATAAGGATTTTTTATTGGATGATTCTTATTTATCCATACTTGAATCATTATTTTTTAATTCGGTATTGGAAAATATCCAGTATAACAGAATTGTTACTAAAATTACCTACGGCGCAACAGGAGTTATTGTAAATTGTGCAGATGGGGGTGTTTTATTTGGCGATAAAGTTCTGGTTACTGTTCCATTACCGATATTAAAAGAAAACATTATATCCTTTGAACCTTCATTACCTGCAGAAAAAATTTATGCCATTGAAACCATTGGCATGGGTGCCGGAATGAAATTAATTTTAAAGTTTTCGCAAACATTTTGGACGGATGAAATTCAGGATATGACCATAGATGGATTTTCCACTTTTATATGGAGTCCGGGGTTGGGAAAAACAGATGCCACAAATAATATTCTCATATGTTTTATTATGGGTGAAAACGCAGAATATATGAGTAGTATAGATGCCGGTGCTGTTGATGTTGCACTAGCGGAATTGGATCTTTTATTTGGAGGTGCCGCTAGTTTATATTATTTGGAAAGCAGTATTCAGGATTGGAGCTTAGAACCTTTTATTAAAGGAGCTTATTCATTTCCATCACCCGGGACCTATATTTCAGAAACTCAAAGTTCTCGTTTGGATCTTGCTTCACCGGTAGATTGTGTCCTGTTTTTTGCGGGAGAGGCAACCAATAATTATCATCCGGCCACTGTTCATGGAGCATTGGAAAGTGGTGCGAGGGCTGCAGCGGAGATATTGGAATGCCCTTTTTTAGGTAATGAAAATATTATTATAACAAATGAGGTAAATTTATATGCTGAAAATGCAGTTGTTTTTTTTGAATTAAATATTACTAAAATTTCCACTGCCCGCTTTTCTATTTATTCGTTAACCGGAAGTAAAGTGAAACAATTATTTTTTGATAGAATTCCTTCCGGAAAAAATACTTGGTCGTTTTCTGTTGCAGACTTAGCGGTTGGAAATTATATTTTGGAAGCAGACGTGGATGGAGTAAAATACTCGAAACAGGTTTCAATACAACATTGA